In a genomic window of Gemmatimonas sp.:
- a CDS encoding isoprenylcysteine carboxylmethyltransferase family protein: MLVLGVLATGFVGVPLLAGLDVWHLHLLASPPPPVAWAGLLAFALGWVLKNIALRANAFAVTEVRLQPERAQTVADAGPYRFVRHPFYAADPLILIGSALWLGSYVAAASAALPLALMVIRLQREEHVLRQELAGYGAYATRVRYRLVPGLW; this comes from the coding sequence GTGCTGGTCCTCGGTGTACTGGCCACTGGCTTCGTGGGCGTACCACTCCTCGCCGGTCTCGATGTGTGGCACTTGCACCTGCTCGCTTCCCCACCCCCACCCGTCGCTTGGGCGGGCTTACTGGCCTTCGCTCTTGGCTGGGTGCTCAAGAACATCGCTCTTCGCGCAAATGCCTTCGCTGTAACCGAAGTCCGTCTGCAGCCCGAGCGAGCCCAGACAGTCGCAGACGCGGGCCCGTACCGGTTTGTCCGGCATCCGTTCTACGCCGCTGATCCGCTCATCCTGATCGGTTCGGCGTTGTGGTTGGGCTCGTACGTCGCCGCGGCGTCCGCTGCGCTTCCCCTGGCGTTGATGGTGATTCGCCTTCAACGAGAGGAACACGTGCTGCGGCAAGAGTTGGCTGGCTACGGGGCATACGCAACGCGGGTGCGCTACCGTTTGGTGCCGGGGCTGTGGTAG